In a single window of the Dreissena polymorpha isolate Duluth1 chromosome 3, UMN_Dpol_1.0, whole genome shotgun sequence genome:
- the LOC127874030 gene encoding uncharacterized protein LOC127874030 has protein sequence MKRRTKRSQLISKNNFPIFCYTSDRVTYLIEEINFVQKKQNQPISFGDIRIDEVCFSTDFFGKCLELFSDSANKTQSSVNQIHVIQPHICIVHGHDSILSLYKEKLVPECIVVIGNSKVLLDEKETGMAMVVHSSLENVKQDIDLLLERYVFRFLREFVDQKECSLSYHRLLTNDCVSRDKPVWKGENDRTLTDLISYKRQRDFADPGTLRSGKRFRSSDSVSDSAKDEEIHILFQDAMALFKRSSVPKNEWPAMKCINTRVLKPEVARDLFAIDSSIDGCGYQHHVLQIYLKRHANTALDKTLTTMLHRHSIYNYRFHYNVSAIQPLAGIHVGTKLQRSDCFATLGGFAKKGTRLHVLTSRHFIRKTRTNYIYHKIDGVHAEGFATVERSKLRGELDIAAGLVLPGCEISETKFKDSRGIATQSSLFDFQGQSEEQTTDMLRGEYIFSWTAECTERPKVGKISIPLYIRPDFEYKYLLIKNRANNGNNPFGRAGDSGAIICRDERGTHAVNVISMFIGKRQSDGNEEYITLPLQQGIQQLSGELGGDFQIC, from the exons ATGAAGCGGAGAACAAAAAGATCGCAGTTAATTTCGAAAAATAACTTCCCAATATTTTGCTATACAAGTGATCGCGTAACATATCTTATAGAAGAAATTAACTTTGTTCAAAAGAAACAAAATCAGCCAATTAGCTTCGGGGATATTCGCATCGACGAAGTTTGTTTCAGCACCGACTTTTTTGGGAAATGTTTAGAACTATTTAGTGATTCTGCTAACAAAACACAAAGTTCCGTTAACCAAATACATGTTATCCAACCACACATTTGTATTGTTCATGGGCATGACAGTATCTTGAGCTTATATAAAGAGAAACTGGTTCCAGAATGTATTGTGGTTATTGGTAATAGCAAGGTACTTTTAGATGAGAAAGAGACGGGCATGGCGATGGTAGTGCATTCATCATTAGAAAATGTAAAACAAGACATAGATCTTCTTTTGGAGCGTTACGTGTTTCGCTTTTTGCGGGAGTTCGTAGACCAAAAAGAATGTTCCCTGAGCTATCATAGATTGTTAACAAATGATTGTGTGTCTCGTGATAAACCTGTTTGGAAAGGCGAAAATGACCGGACGTTGACTGATTTAATATCTTACAAACGACAAAGAGATTTTGCAGATCCCGGTACATTGCGATCAG GAAAGCGATTCCGATCCTCAGACAGCGTTAGCGATTCGGCAAAAGACGAAGAAATCCATATTCTTTTTCAAGACGCGATGGCTTTATTCAAGAGAAGCAGCGTGCCTAAAAATGAGTGGCCGGCGATGAAGTGCATCAATACCCGCGTCTTAAAACCTGAA GTGGCGAGAGATTTATTTGCCATTGATTCAAGCATTGACGGTTGTGGATATCAGCACCATGTTCTGCAGATATATCTCAAGAGGCATGCCAACACAGCATTGGATAAAACTTTAACAACTATGTTGCATCGACATTCAATTTACAACTATCGCTTCCATTATAACGTGAGTGCGATACAACCGCTTGCAGGTATCCATGTTGGAACCAAACTTCAACGAAGCGATTGTTTTGCAACATTAGGAGGATTTGCCAAAAAAGGCACACGTCTGCATGTTTTAACTTCGCGACATTTTATTAGGAAGACAAGAACCAATTACATATATCATAAAATAGACGGAGTACACGCTGAGGGTTTTGCCACTGTTGAGCGGAGTAAATTGCGTGGTGAACTTGACATTGCAGCAGGTCTTGTATTGCCTGGTTGTGAAATATCCGAAACCAAGTTTAAAGATTCACGAGGTATAGCAACACAAAGTTCCCTGTTTGATTTCCAAGGTCAAAGCGAAGAACAGACTACTGACATGTTACGGGGAGAATATATTTTCTCCTGGACGGCTGAATGTACCGAGCGGCCAAAAGTGGGGAAGATAAGTATTCCGTTATATATCAGACCTGATTTTGAGTATAAATACTTATTGATAAAAAATCGTGCGAATAATGGAAACAACCCGTTTGGCCGTGCTGGAGACAGTGGGGCGATTATCTGCAGAGATGAAAGAGGAACTCATGCGGTCAACGTGATATCGATGTTTATAGGAAAACGACAATCGGATGGAAATGAAGAATATATAACATTACCTCTTCAGCAAGGGATTCAACAATTAAGCGGAGAACTTGGAGGTGATTTCCAGATATGCTAA